Proteins from one Candidatus Zixiibacteriota bacterium genomic window:
- a CDS encoding MBL fold metallo-hydrolase, with amino-acid sequence MEVCFLGTGSPQPDPRRGSSAILVDAGAARLLFDCGRGCIQQMARLGIAPASVTHCFLTHGHYDHVADYALLVLTSWRFGRRHTLQVYGPPGTRAMSDALFHDAYKIDIAARKALKKSDAAGDIDICVTEMVGGSVAEGEGWRVRAVEVEHWPIPLSLGFLVEAGGKRLFFTGDTSPCDAVRNEAAGADLLIHEAMYFPPGSGHYRSHSHPEHAGEVARQAGARQLALTHLQPDVLQERLLNDAGRKFSGKIVMAADGMRLTV; translated from the coding sequence ATGGAGGTTTGCTTCCTCGGCACGGGGTCGCCCCAACCCGATCCGCGGCGGGGCAGCTCGGCGATTCTCGTCGACGCGGGTGCCGCGCGACTTCTGTTCGACTGCGGGCGGGGTTGCATTCAACAGATGGCCCGCCTCGGGATCGCGCCCGCGAGCGTCACCCACTGCTTTTTGACCCACGGCCACTACGATCACGTGGCGGACTACGCGCTGCTGGTTCTGACCTCGTGGCGCTTCGGCCGGCGCCATACGCTGCAGGTGTACGGTCCGCCGGGAACCCGGGCCATGTCCGACGCGCTTTTCCACGACGCTTACAAGATCGACATCGCCGCGCGCAAGGCCCTGAAGAAATCCGACGCCGCCGGGGATATCGACATTTGCGTGACTGAGATGGTTGGCGGGTCGGTGGCAGAGGGCGAAGGATGGCGCGTGCGCGCCGTCGAGGTCGAGCACTGGCCGATCCCGCTGTCGCTCGGCTTTCTGGTCGAAGCGGGCGGCAAGCGCCTCTTTTTCACCGGCGACACCTCGCCCTGCGACGCGGTCCGAAACGAGGCGGCGGGCGCCGATCTGCTGATCCACGAAGCGATGTATTTCCCGCCCGGTTCCGGCCACTACCGGAGCCACAGCCATCCGGAGCACGCCGGCGAGGTCGCCCGGCAGGCCGGCGCCCGGCAGCTGGCGCTCACCCATCTGCAGCCCGACGTCCTGCAGGAACGGTTGTTGAACGACGCGGGCAGGAAATTTTCGGGAAAGATCGTCATGGCGGCGGACGGAATGCGCCTGACGGTCTAG
- a CDS encoding ribonuclease Z: MADRFAPRLVNGPFEDPVLFVGFHHERRAVLFDLGRIDRLSAREILKISDVFVSHTHLDHFIGFDHLLRCSLNRERELRLYGPKGIIDNVRGKLAGYTWNWIREYPIALAVHEVDPPVVRKVDLKAAGGFAPEGEAEGPFTGTLLEESSFRVRCAVLDHAVPCLAFSLEESNRLNVRPDVLQAEGLQPGPWLDELKRMLRERHPSTTLLGAPLESGKTRELSLEAWRDLLILESAGQKITYVVDNQYNAANAGRIVSLAAGSDFFFCEASFSQADEQRARERYHLTATQAGRLARRAGVKKFVPFHFSLRYRSEPDRLRDEALAAFAAGEADESAA, from the coding sequence ATGGCCGACCGTTTCGCGCCCCGCCTCGTCAACGGTCCTTTCGAAGATCCGGTTCTTTTCGTCGGCTTTCATCACGAGCGCCGGGCCGTCCTTTTCGACCTGGGGCGCATCGATCGCCTGAGCGCGCGGGAGATCCTGAAGATTTCGGATGTTTTCGTTTCCCATACGCACCTCGATCATTTCATCGGCTTCGATCACCTGCTGCGCTGCTCGCTCAATCGAGAGCGGGAGCTGCGCCTGTACGGACCGAAAGGGATCATCGACAACGTTCGCGGCAAGCTCGCGGGCTACACGTGGAACTGGATTCGCGAATATCCGATCGCGCTCGCGGTCCACGAGGTCGACCCCCCCGTGGTGCGCAAAGTCGATCTCAAGGCCGCCGGCGGCTTTGCGCCGGAAGGGGAGGCGGAGGGGCCGTTCACGGGAACGCTGCTGGAGGAGTCGTCGTTTCGCGTCCGCTGCGCGGTGCTGGACCACGCGGTGCCGTGCCTGGCCTTCAGCCTGGAGGAGAGCAACCGTCTGAACGTCAGGCCCGACGTGCTCCAGGCCGAAGGCCTGCAGCCGGGTCCGTGGCTGGACGAGCTGAAAAGAATGTTGCGGGAGCGGCATCCCTCGACCACGCTCCTCGGGGCGCCGCTCGAGAGCGGGAAGACCAGGGAGCTTTCCCTCGAAGCGTGGCGCGATCTTTTGATCCTCGAGAGCGCCGGGCAGAAGATCACCTACGTCGTCGACAACCAGTACAACGCGGCCAACGCCGGACGGATCGTTTCGCTCGCGGCGGGATCGGATTTTTTCTTTTGCGAGGCATCGTTCTCGCAAGCGGACGAGCAAAGAGCGCGGGAACGGTACCATCTGACCGCGACACAGGCGGGCCGCCTGGCGCGCCGCGCGGGGGTAAAAAAGTTCGTGCCGTTTCATTTTTCCCTGCGCTACCGGTCCGAGCCCGATCGACTGCGGGACGAGGCCCTGGCGGCGTTCGCGGCCGGCGAAGCGGATGAATCGGCAGCCTGA
- a CDS encoding ABC transporter ATP-binding protein gives MAYVRVEDAAKFFPREDGRPMLVLDRVSFETREHGITCLLGPSGCGKSTLLNAVSGLEPLDGGKVEVVAGAGESGGGRSARIGYVFQDARLLNWKRVEDNIVFALKGMKVERRKWGERVERYLSLVGLWEFRKQYPLYLSGGMRQRAGLARALAVEPEVLLMDEPYSKLDQLTARRLREDTLAICARLGQTALLVTHDVEEAAYMGDRIVILSARPARVVEIFENPFRPLERDTDDAGFIAFKRKLLQTVLA, from the coding sequence ATGGCTTACGTGCGGGTCGAGGACGCGGCGAAGTTTTTCCCGCGCGAGGACGGCCGCCCGATGCTCGTCCTGGACCGCGTGTCGTTCGAGACCCGCGAGCACGGCATCACCTGCCTTCTGGGGCCGTCGGGGTGCGGCAAGTCGACGCTCCTCAACGCGGTCTCCGGGCTCGAGCCGCTCGACGGCGGCAAGGTCGAGGTGGTGGCGGGGGCAGGCGAGAGCGGGGGAGGGCGAAGCGCCCGCATCGGCTACGTGTTCCAGGACGCCCGCCTGCTCAACTGGAAGCGGGTCGAGGACAACATCGTCTTCGCCCTGAAGGGGATGAAAGTGGAACGGCGCAAGTGGGGAGAGCGGGTGGAGCGCTACCTGTCGCTCGTCGGCCTCTGGGAATTTCGCAAGCAGTACCCGCTCTACCTCTCGGGCGGCATGCGCCAGCGGGCCGGGCTGGCGCGGGCGCTGGCGGTCGAGCCCGAGGTGCTGCTCATGGACGAGCCGTACAGCAAGCTCGATCAGCTGACGGCCCGCCGGCTGCGGGAGGACACGCTCGCCATCTGCGCGCGCCTCGGACAGACGGCGCTCCTGGTCACGCACGACGTGGAAGAGGCGGCCTACATGGGCGATCGGATCGTGATCCTTTCCGCCCGTCCGGCGCGCGTCGTGGAGATCTTCGAGAATCCCTTCCGCCCGCTGGAAAGGGACACCGACGACGCCGGCTTCATCGCGTTCAAGAGAAAGCTGCTCCAGACGGTGCTCGCCTGA
- a CDS encoding PhnD/SsuA/transferrin family substrate-binding protein yields MLPGRLRRWGAAALVAAVFTSGPASGAELPAVEVGLPQDGLFGLGGQYIIDHGLDRRNGFVMKPRWAGVPEIQRLLGIQAISVGLMTPEAGLRANLAGVPMRLIQPYQTSHMFVLVRSNSPYRSVEDLKGKPVALTPEVTTLYNLFDFIMRKKGASIEKDFQLKKLGGPGIIAVLEKGDVEAGLIWEAHVSRLVTTGKYRTIMSLRDEMNRLLSTKILPVVWLGALEPWVRANGALVASLRAAWTEAYRGVQKDEGHFKKYAKRFFGLERAEDLGPAWQRTRAFLLPEEFKWPEAATLKAMQTFLREGTALGMFPKEAESHIEPLFTP; encoded by the coding sequence ATGTTGCCGGGTAGATTGCGAAGATGGGGGGCGGCGGCCCTGGTCGCCGCGGTTTTCACGTCGGGGCCGGCCTCGGGCGCGGAGCTGCCCGCCGTGGAGGTGGGGCTGCCGCAGGACGGGCTTTTCGGGCTCGGCGGTCAGTACATCATCGACCACGGCCTCGACCGGCGAAACGGCTTCGTCATGAAGCCCCGGTGGGCGGGCGTGCCGGAGATCCAGCGCCTCCTCGGCATCCAGGCGATCTCCGTGGGCCTGATGACCCCGGAGGCGGGTTTGCGGGCGAATCTCGCCGGAGTGCCGATGCGCCTGATCCAGCCGTATCAAACATCGCACATGTTCGTCCTGGTGCGCAGCAACTCGCCGTACCGTTCCGTGGAAGACCTCAAGGGAAAGCCGGTCGCGCTCACTCCCGAGGTGACCACGCTGTACAACCTCTTCGATTTCATCATGCGAAAGAAGGGCGCGAGCATCGAAAAGGACTTCCAGCTCAAGAAGCTCGGCGGGCCGGGAATCATCGCCGTGCTCGAAAAAGGAGACGTCGAGGCGGGTTTGATCTGGGAGGCGCACGTCTCGCGGCTGGTGACGACGGGAAAGTACCGGACCATCATGAGCCTGAGAGACGAGATGAACAGGCTCTTGAGCACGAAAATCCTGCCGGTCGTGTGGCTGGGGGCGCTCGAGCCATGGGTCCGGGCCAACGGTGCCCTCGTAGCCAGTCTGCGCGCCGCCTGGACCGAAGCATACCGCGGCGTCCAGAAGGACGAAGGGCACTTCAAGAAATACGCGAAGCGGTTCTTCGGCCTGGAGCGCGCGGAAGACCTCGGGCCCGCATGGCAGCGCACGAGGGCCTTCCTGCTGCCGGAAGAGTTCAAGTGGCCGGAAGCGGCCACCCTGAAGGCGATGCAGACCTTCCTGCGCGAGGGGACGGCGCTCGGCATGTTCCCGAAGGAAGCCGAGAGCCACATCGAGCCGCTGTTCACGCCTTAG
- a CDS encoding ABC transporter permease, with amino-acid sequence MGLVFDGVREAFRLIVTADPEVLGVTWLSLQISGAATLLSLILGMPLGIGVALSHFPGRNLIVSLINTGMGLPPVVVGLFVTVFLWRSGPLGFLELLYTPTAMIIAQVVIAAPIVAGLTMAAFQTLNPNLRLQLLGIGASRLQLLWLLCREARLPLLAAVMAGFGGVISEVGASMMVGGNIRGQTRVLTTATVLETGKGNFEIAIALGLILLLLTFAVNLALTHIQQREQLRWPKPS; translated from the coding sequence ATGGGGCTCGTTTTCGACGGCGTCAGGGAAGCATTCAGGCTGATCGTGACGGCCGACCCGGAAGTGCTCGGCGTCACCTGGCTCTCGCTCCAGATATCGGGCGCCGCCACCCTTCTCTCGCTCATCCTGGGCATGCCGCTCGGGATCGGCGTCGCCCTGTCTCATTTTCCCGGCCGGAACCTGATCGTGAGCCTCATCAACACCGGAATGGGTCTTCCGCCCGTGGTGGTAGGGCTTTTCGTCACGGTCTTCCTCTGGCGCAGCGGACCGCTGGGGTTTCTCGAGCTGCTTTACACTCCCACGGCCATGATCATCGCCCAGGTCGTCATCGCAGCTCCGATCGTGGCCGGTCTCACCATGGCCGCCTTCCAGACCTTGAACCCGAATTTGCGTCTGCAGCTGCTGGGCATCGGCGCGTCCCGGCTTCAACTGCTTTGGCTCCTGTGCCGGGAAGCCAGGCTTCCCCTTCTCGCCGCCGTAATGGCGGGCTTTGGCGGAGTGATATCCGAGGTCGGCGCCTCGATGATGGTGGGCGGCAACATCCGCGGGCAGACGCGCGTGCTCACGACGGCTACTGTGCTGGAAACGGGAAAGGGGAATTTCGAAATCGCCATCGCCCTGGGGCTGATCCTGCTCCTTCTTACCTTTGCCGTGAATCTCGCCCTCACGCATATCCAGCAGCGCGAGCAGCTGAGATGGCCGAAGCCCTCGTAA
- a CDS encoding ABC transporter ATP-binding protein: MAEALVTLRDILVRYGDVDVLDVPDLSVRSGEVLAIIGPNGAGKSTLLRVMGLLERPTRGVVCFRGREVDRRDLLPLRRRIASVFQQALLLNASVYENAALGLKLRGLDRRSIEQRVFPWLERLGIAHLAGRRARSLSGGEAQRASLSRALALDPELLLLDEPFSALDHPTREQLLLDLEEILQETGVTTVFVTHDRNEASIFGDRLGVLIGGRLVQVGETAEVFSRPADENVADLVGVETRIPATVEKSAQGRCVIRFAGGSIRAGGDFQPGERLLLCVRSEEIALRPVGRQEPARDGFNELAATVLKIRPLGTQHRIELDCGGNRLVALLTRSSLSELGAREGEQVIASFSEAAVHAVKRG; encoded by the coding sequence ATGGCCGAAGCCCTCGTAACGCTTCGCGACATTCTGGTTCGGTACGGCGACGTCGATGTCCTCGACGTTCCCGATCTCTCGGTTCGCTCCGGCGAGGTCCTCGCGATCATCGGCCCCAACGGAGCGGGAAAGTCCACCCTGCTGCGCGTGATGGGGCTGCTGGAACGGCCGACGCGGGGAGTCGTTTGCTTTCGGGGCAGGGAAGTGGACCGCCGCGATCTCCTGCCGCTCAGGCGCCGCATCGCGAGCGTCTTTCAACAGGCGCTGCTCTTGAATGCTTCGGTTTATGAGAATGCGGCACTGGGGTTGAAGCTCCGGGGACTGGACCGCCGCTCCATCGAGCAACGCGTATTCCCGTGGCTCGAGCGTCTCGGGATCGCCCATCTGGCCGGGAGACGGGCGCGCAGCCTGTCGGGGGGCGAGGCGCAGCGCGCCAGCCTTTCGCGCGCCCTGGCTCTCGACCCCGAGCTTCTCTTGCTCGACGAGCCCTTTTCGGCGCTCGACCATCCTACCCGGGAGCAGCTTCTCCTCGATCTGGAGGAGATCCTTCAAGAGACGGGCGTCACGACGGTTTTCGTCACTCACGACCGCAACGAGGCTTCCATATTCGGAGATCGCCTGGGGGTCCTGATCGGGGGCAGGCTCGTTCAGGTGGGAGAGACGGCCGAGGTATTTTCCCGCCCGGCGGACGAAAACGTCGCCGACCTTGTCGGCGTCGAGACGAGAATCCCCGCGACCGTGGAGAAATCGGCTCAGGGAAGGTGCGTGATTCGCTTTGCCGGCGGCTCGATCCGGGCCGGCGGCGATTTTCAACCCGGCGAGCGGCTTCTCCTCTGCGTAAGGTCGGAGGAAATCGCCCTGCGGCCCGTCGGGCGGCAGGAGCCGGCCCGGGACGGGTTCAATGAGCTGGCGGCCACGGTACTGAAAATCAGGCCGTTGGGCACGCAGCACCGAATAGAGCTGGACTGCGGCGGCAATCGTCTCGTTGCGCTGCTCACCCGCTCTTCCCTGTCGGAGCTCGGCGCCCGCGAGGGGGAGCAGGTGATCGCGTCGTTCAGCGAAGCCGCCGTGCACGCCGTCAAACGAGGCTGA
- a CDS encoding UbiD family decarboxylase, whose translation MAKDMRSWIAELEKAGVLSRIAKPVDPRTQMGALLWQARDRALLFENLTGFPNWRCLGQAPGDVSLAPLAFGCHRNDMVPEFVRRTEKLGSTRLVDTGPVKEKIAAGAEVDITRMPIHQAGVRDGGPFIGSGLVITKNPETGRRNMSFHRLQMKGPAKTGILLYPRHAWNNYQLYEAQDRPMPVAIMIGHHPMYYFAAATTTQYGVDELEIASALLGEEVELVRCETVDLEVPAHAEIVIEGEIPPKVREQEGPFSEFQDYYLTGSGMNPIVNVKAVTMRRDAIFKAVQNGTEVEGCVYHKVPMSGQILRRIRTVGGFTEVKNVLVLPGIFGVVVQMNPRYYGEAKNVLMAVLSGEYQHPKVAIAVDEDVDIFNYAEILWAISTRVNPQEDITIIRGAKIHAMDPSCPEFGRPGSPGWHRIGGKVMIDATKPPACDPARRDEFERLRPMGWETVRLEDFLPEGAPPPRYASLRDTRR comes from the coding sequence ATGGCGAAAGACATGCGTTCGTGGATCGCGGAGCTGGAAAAGGCCGGCGTGCTCTCTCGAATAGCAAAACCGGTGGACCCGCGCACCCAGATGGGAGCCCTGCTCTGGCAGGCGCGGGACCGGGCTTTGCTCTTCGAGAACCTGACCGGCTTTCCGAACTGGCGCTGTCTCGGCCAGGCGCCCGGCGACGTTTCGCTCGCCCCTCTCGCCTTCGGCTGCCACCGAAACGACATGGTCCCCGAGTTCGTGCGCCGGACGGAAAAGCTCGGCAGCACCCGGCTCGTCGACACGGGCCCGGTGAAGGAAAAGATCGCGGCGGGCGCGGAAGTCGACATCACCAGGATGCCGATCCATCAGGCAGGGGTCCGCGACGGCGGGCCGTTCATCGGCTCCGGCCTAGTCATCACCAAGAACCCGGAGACCGGGCGGCGCAACATGAGCTTTCACCGGCTGCAGATGAAGGGTCCCGCGAAGACCGGCATCCTCCTCTATCCGCGCCACGCCTGGAACAACTACCAGCTCTACGAAGCGCAAGACCGCCCGATGCCGGTCGCGATCATGATCGGACATCATCCGATGTACTATTTCGCAGCGGCGACGACGACGCAGTACGGCGTCGACGAGCTGGAGATCGCTTCCGCGCTGCTCGGGGAGGAGGTCGAGCTGGTCAGGTGCGAGACGGTCGACCTGGAGGTTCCCGCGCACGCGGAGATCGTCATCGAGGGCGAGATTCCTCCGAAGGTGCGCGAGCAGGAGGGCCCGTTCAGCGAGTTCCAGGACTATTATCTGACCGGTTCCGGAATGAACCCGATCGTCAACGTCAAGGCGGTGACCATGCGGCGCGACGCGATCTTCAAGGCCGTCCAGAACGGCACCGAGGTCGAAGGTTGCGTCTACCACAAGGTGCCGATGTCGGGGCAGATCCTGCGGCGGATCCGCACCGTGGGCGGCTTCACGGAGGTGAAGAACGTGCTCGTGCTGCCCGGCATTTTCGGGGTCGTGGTCCAGATGAACCCGCGCTACTACGGCGAGGCGAAAAACGTGCTCATGGCGGTGCTCTCGGGCGAGTACCAGCACCCCAAGGTGGCGATCGCGGTCGACGAGGACGTGGATATCTTCAACTACGCGGAGATCCTCTGGGCCATCTCGACGCGCGTCAATCCCCAGGAGGACATCACGATCATTCGCGGCGCGAAGATCCACGCGATGGATCCCTCCTGCCCCGAGTTCGGCCGCCCCGGTTCCCCCGGCTGGCACCGGATCGGGGGCAAGGTCATGATCGACGCCACCAAGCCCCCCGCGTGCGATCCCGCGCGGCGGGACGAGTTCGAGCGGTTGCGCCCGATGGGCTGGGAGACCGTCCGCCTGGAAGATTTTCTGCCCGAAGGGGCGCCGCCGCCGCGCTACGCGAGCCTGAGGGATACGCGGCGCTAG